From the Magnetococcales bacterium genome, one window contains:
- a CDS encoding RNA polymerase sigma factor, with product MTDPDSENNLLIHRARHGDRQAFGSLLERHYHQIYRLAYRCCGIREDAEEIAQEVCLKLVRSLGEFRGEAAFSTWLHGLTLNAARDYLRSRRTRWEREDDGLELDALPGTTLDPERHLLSRLILRCIALLPETLRSAVLLVHSEGLNHRQAGQALGCAEGTVSWRLSEARKRLSLCLDQGG from the coding sequence ATGACCGACCCGGATTCCGAAAACAACCTCCTGATTCACCGGGCGCGTCATGGCGACCGTCAGGCCTTCGGGAGTCTGCTGGAACGTCATTACCATCAGATCTACCGACTGGCCTATCGATGCTGCGGTATTCGCGAAGACGCGGAAGAGATTGCCCAGGAGGTTTGCCTCAAACTGGTGCGCTCCTTGGGGGAGTTTCGCGGTGAGGCCGCCTTTTCCACCTGGTTGCACGGTTTGACCCTGAATGCCGCCCGGGATTATCTGCGTTCCCGACGTACCCGCTGGGAACGGGAAGACGACGGGTTGGAACTGGATGCGCTGCCCGGTACGACCCTCGACCCCGAACGCCATCTTCTCTCCCGGTTGATTCTGCGCTGCATCGCCCTGCTGCCGGAAACCTTGCGCTCGGCGGTGCTGTTGGTTCACTCCGAGGGACTCAATCATCGTCAGGCGGGACAAGCCTTGGGCTGCGCCGAAGGAACCGTCTCCTGGCGTCTGTCGGAGGCGCGCAAACGCCTCTCCCTCTGTCTGGATCAAGGAGGTTGA
- the tkt gene encoding transketolase, with product MDQDRLDRLCITTLRMLAADAVEEAKSGHPGLPLGAAPMAYVLWSRFLRHNPGNPSWIDRDRFILSAGHGSALLYALLHLFGYGLPLEEVRRFRQWQSRTPGHPEYGHTVGVEATTGPLGQGFAMGVGMALAERHLAQCYNQPEFFPVVNHFTYAICSDGDLMEGISSEAASLAGQLCLGKLIYLYDNNGICIEGSTNLTFSEDVARRFEAYEWHVQQVEDGEDLEAIAAAIEAAQEEEERPSLIMVRTRIGHGSPLAGTAEVHGAPLGTAGLAATRQFYNWPEERFHVPEEVREAFREMVRRGVEQEEEWQARVEACRTRYPDEMSCMESRLRGELPTKWDTGLRALTWSDKGIATRAASGQVINAIAPHLPAMIGGSADLAPSNNTWINSSEARNIHFGVREHAMGAMANGMALHGGLLPFVGTFLVFSDYMRGAIRLSALMKTPVVYVLTHDSIAVGEDGPTHQPVEHVASLRAIPGLTVMRPADGPETAACWRQAVTGGSPVALILTRQKLPLLPHGADVDAQVARGAYIVEEGEGEPEAILIATGSEVGLALEARRVLAKEGRRVRVVSMPSWELFAAQGADYRERVLPAAVKARVVVEAGTSFGWHRWAGDAGRMITVDRFGASAPGEKVLEEYGFSVANVVSVTREVLDK from the coding sequence ATGGATCAAGACCGTTTGGACAGACTTTGCATCACCACCCTTCGTATGCTGGCAGCGGATGCCGTCGAAGAGGCCAAGTCGGGACACCCCGGCCTGCCCCTGGGGGCCGCGCCCATGGCCTACGTCCTCTGGTCGCGATTTCTGCGCCACAATCCCGGCAATCCCTCCTGGATCGATCGGGACCGCTTCATCCTCTCGGCGGGCCACGGTTCGGCCCTCCTTTACGCCTTGCTGCACCTTTTCGGCTACGGCCTGCCTCTGGAGGAGGTACGCCGCTTCCGCCAATGGCAAAGCCGCACCCCCGGCCATCCCGAATACGGTCACACCGTCGGCGTCGAAGCCACCACCGGTCCGTTGGGACAGGGCTTCGCCATGGGCGTGGGCATGGCCCTGGCGGAACGCCATCTGGCGCAATGCTACAACCAGCCGGAGTTTTTCCCGGTGGTCAACCACTTCACCTACGCCATCTGCTCCGACGGCGACCTGATGGAGGGCATCTCCTCGGAAGCGGCTTCCCTGGCGGGACAGCTCTGTCTGGGCAAACTGATCTATCTTTACGATAACAACGGCATCTGCATCGAAGGTTCCACCAACCTGACCTTCAGCGAAGACGTGGCCCGTCGTTTCGAAGCGTATGAGTGGCATGTGCAGCAGGTGGAGGACGGCGAGGATCTGGAAGCCATCGCTGCCGCCATCGAAGCAGCCCAGGAAGAGGAGGAGCGCCCCTCCCTGATCATGGTGCGCACCCGTATCGGTCACGGCAGCCCGTTGGCCGGAACGGCGGAAGTCCACGGCGCTCCCCTGGGAACGGCGGGACTGGCGGCCACACGGCAGTTTTACAACTGGCCGGAAGAGCGCTTTCATGTACCGGAAGAGGTGCGGGAGGCCTTCCGGGAGATGGTGCGTCGCGGGGTGGAGCAGGAGGAGGAGTGGCAGGCGCGGGTGGAGGCTTGTCGCACCCGTTATCCCGACGAGATGAGCTGTATGGAATCCCGTTTGCGGGGTGAATTGCCCACCAAGTGGGACACTGGTTTGCGGGCCCTGACCTGGAGCGACAAGGGCATTGCCACCCGGGCCGCGTCGGGCCAGGTGATCAACGCCATTGCGCCCCATTTGCCGGCCATGATCGGCGGGTCGGCGGATCTGGCGCCGTCCAACAACACCTGGATCAACTCTTCCGAAGCGCGCAACATCCATTTCGGGGTGCGGGAGCATGCCATGGGGGCCATGGCCAACGGCATGGCGCTGCATGGTGGTCTGTTGCCCTTCGTGGGCACTTTCCTGGTCTTTTCGGATTACATGCGCGGGGCCATTCGCTTGTCGGCTTTGATGAAGACCCCGGTGGTTTATGTGTTGACCCACGATTCGATTGCCGTTGGGGAGGATGGTCCCACCCATCAGCCGGTGGAGCATGTGGCCAGCCTGCGGGCCATTCCGGGATTGACGGTGATGCGTCCCGCCGACGGGCCGGAGACGGCGGCCTGCTGGCGTCAGGCGGTGACGGGTGGCTCGCCGGTGGCCTTGATTCTGACCCGTCAGAAGCTGCCTTTGTTGCCTCACGGGGCGGATGTGGATGCCCAGGTGGCGCGGGGCGCTTATATCGTGGAAGAGGGCGAGGGCGAGCCGGAAGCGATTTTGATCGCCACGGGCAGCGAGGTTGGGCTTGCGCTGGAGGCGCGTCGGGTATTGGCCAAAGAGGGGCGGCGGGTTCGGGTGGTTTCCATGCCGTCGTGGGAGTTGTTCGCGGCCCAGGGGGCGGACTATCGGGAGCGGGTACTGCCTGCGGCGGTCAAGGCGCGGGTGGTGGTGGAAGCGGGCACCTCTTTCGGCTGGCACCGTTGGGCTGGGGATGCGGGCCGGATGATCACCGTGGATCGGTTCGGGGCTTCCGCGCCCGGTGAGAAGGTCTTGGAAGAGTATGGCTTTTCCGTAGCCAATGTCGTGTCCGTGACCCGAGAAGTCCTGGATAAATAA
- a CDS encoding translation initiation factor Sui1, whose product MATNTQRVVYSTELGKMCPECGKPATNCICRKKGPVLPSDGVVRVQRETKGRGGKEVTVIKGVAGDPLFLAQLGKELKTLCGSGGTVKDGVIEVQGDHVERVMEHLQKRGMRVKRAGG is encoded by the coding sequence ATGGCAACGAATACTCAACGAGTGGTTTACTCTACCGAGCTTGGCAAAATGTGTCCGGAATGCGGCAAACCGGCAACAAACTGTATTTGCCGCAAAAAGGGTCCTGTTCTCCCGTCTGACGGGGTGGTGCGGGTGCAGCGGGAGACCAAGGGCCGGGGTGGAAAAGAGGTGACGGTGATCAAAGGCGTTGCCGGAGACCCCCTGTTTCTGGCACAACTGGGCAAGGAACTCAAAACCCTGTGCGGCTCGGGCGGCACCGTGAAGGACGGCGTGATCGAGGTGCAGGGGGACCATGTCGAACGGGTGATGGAACATCTGCAAAAGCGGGGCATGCGGGTCAAACGGGCGGGGGGATAA